The proteins below come from a single Miscanthus floridulus cultivar M001 chromosome 1, ASM1932011v1, whole genome shotgun sequence genomic window:
- the LOC136552198 gene encoding la-related protein 1B-like isoform X2: MASSADPHVAVAGAGTPPSDSPVGAKKAGAAAAVWKFPAGATVPVAVAVESPIMDADSWPALPGLVSPPPPAAGPAAKASPKAASPASTPAVMSPPSLGNPGAPDANPGNEAPVRNPVARRALVMPAADGLEKSAPAPEPSPVYVPNNARSNGADPHQNGRFGSHPHGRGGGYGGGNRRGNGGGGARRGSEHHGGFDGQRRGGGRRDGHGPVHQQRGHQPTYIRAPPTLAVVAGVPPPPPPFVSPATPQTPPYGAPMGFPDIAPHVYYFAAPTSEGIQGLPFVPHPASPQAVLIDPFQKGLLEQIEYYFSDANLCKDLYLRQRMDDQGWVPLSLIAGFPQVQKITNNVQFILETVMLSNVVEVQGDKLRRRGAWENWLLPKQNYSAGSSSGSLSPVTSNIDSLASQFRSVGLEGATYHANMPGMHGEALLTRSATSVSLGYHASTFGGIQSNGSGPLFGPKSARNFLRSDTF, translated from the exons ATGGCTAGCAGCGCCGACCCGCATGTTGCCGTTGCCGGGGCCGGGACGCCCCCGTCCGATAGCCCGGTTGGGGCAAAGAAGGCTGGGGCGGCGGCCGCCGTCTGGAAGTTCCCCGCTGGCGCGACGGTGCCCGTCGCTGTGGCGGTTGAAAGCCCCATCATGGACGCGGACTCCTGGCCGGCGCTGCCCGGGCTGgtctctccgccgccgccggctgcggGGCCAGCGGCCAAGGCGTCCCCTAAGGCCGCGTCTCCAGCTTCCACT CCGGCGGTGATGTCGCCGCCCTCTTTGGGCAATCCCGGCGCTCCGGATGCTAACCCTGGAAATGAGGCTCCGGTGCGCAATCCTGTGGCCCGGCGTGCCCTGGTGATGCCTGCGGCGGATGGGCTGGAGAAGAGTGCCCCTGCACCGGAACCGTCCCCTGTTTATGTGCCTAATAATGCCCGGAGCAACGGCGCAGATCCTCATCAGAATGGACGTTTTGGCTCCCACCCCCATGGCCGAGGTGGTGGCTATGGTGGGGGAAACAGGAGGGGTAATGGTGGAGGTGGTGCGCGACGAGGGAGTGAGCACCACGGGGGTTTTGATGGACAACGGCGCGGAGGTGGCCGCAGAGATGGGCATGGACCAGTTCATCAGCAGCGTGGCCATCAGCCAACATACATTAGGGCTCCTCCTACTCTGGCTGTTGTAGCAGGAgtacctccgccgccgccaccatttGTTAGCCCCGCTACTCCTCAGACACCGCCTTATGGGGCACCTATGGGCTTCCCTG ACATAGCACCGCATGTTTACTATTTTGCGGCACCCACCTCGGAAGGCATTCAAGGCCTGCCTTTTGTGCCTCATCCAGCAAGCCCCCAAGCTGTTTTAATTGACCCTTTCCAAAAGGGTCTTCTGGAGCAGATAGAATACTATTTCAG TGATGCCAATTTGTGTAAGGACCTATATTTGCGGCAACGCATGGATGACCAAGGCTGGGTGCCATTATCCCTGATTGCTGGCTTTCCCCAA GTCCAGAAGATTACTAATAATGTTCAGTTTATCTTGGAAACAGTCATGCTATCTAACGTTGTGGAAGTGCAG GGTGATAAACTACGAAGGCGTGGAGCATGGGAGAATTGGCTTCTTCCAAAACAAAATTATTCTGCTGGGAGTTCTTCTGGTTCGTTGTCCCCTGTGACATCCAACATTGATTCTCTGGCATCTCAGTTTCGTTCTGTTGGACTTGAGGGGGCAACATACCATGCCAACATGCCAGGAATGCATGGTGAAGCTCTCCTGACAAGATCAGCAACTTCAGTTAGTCTAGGTTATCATGCATCAACCTTTGGTGGGATACAGAGCAACGGGAGTGGACCTCTTTTTGGGCCGAAGTCTGCAAGAAATTTTCTCAGGAGCGATACCTTTTGA
- the LOC136468842 gene encoding AA9 family lytic polysaccharide monooxygenase B-like — MEGVSGADIDPSPSTMTPKDPSIAFPSFRPMSGAVTWATDGTGRTSASGITAVALSGDPSITVTATSTCVGGVTTSYVAPATIGATSAVGSPIRPIVGSGIAAIASCSVTSEGAP; from the coding sequence ATGGAAGGGGTCAGTGGTGCGGACATCGACCCCTCTCCCAGCACCATGACTCCTAAGGACCCCTCGATCGCGTTCCCCTCCTTCCGGCCCATGTCAGGTGCCGTCActtgggccaccgatggcacGGGTCGCACCAGCGCCTCAGGCATCACTGCGGTTGCGCTCAGCGGTGACCCATCCATCACGGTCACCGCCACCTCCACTTGCGTTGGTGGGGTCACGACCAGCTACGTCGCGCCCGCCACGATCGGCGCCACGAGCGCGGTCGGCAGCCCCATCCGCCCCATTGTCGGTAGTGGTATCGCGGCCATCGCCAGCTGCTCTGTGACCTCCGAAGGCGCACCTTGA
- the LOC136552198 gene encoding la-related protein 1B-like isoform X1 codes for MASSADPHVAVAGAGTPPSDSPVGAKKAGAAAAVWKFPAGATVPVAVAVESPIMDADSWPALPGLVSPPPPAAGPAAKASPKAASPASTPAVMSPPSLGNPGAPDANPGNEAPVRNPVARRALVMPAADGLEKSAPAPEPSPVYVPNNARSNGADPHQNGRFGSHPHGRGGGYGGGNRRGNGGGGARRGSEHHGGFDGQRRGGGRRDGHGPVHQQRGHQPTYIRAPPTLAVVAGVPPPPPPFVSPATPQTPPYGAPMGFPADIAPHVYYFAAPTSEGIQGLPFVPHPASPQAVLIDPFQKGLLEQIEYYFSDANLCKDLYLRQRMDDQGWVPLSLIAGFPQVQKITNNVQFILETVMLSNVVEVQGDKLRRRGAWENWLLPKQNYSAGSSSGSLSPVTSNIDSLASQFRSVGLEGATYHANMPGMHGEALLTRSATSVSLGYHASTFGGIQSNGSGPLFGPKSARNFLRSDTF; via the exons ATGGCTAGCAGCGCCGACCCGCATGTTGCCGTTGCCGGGGCCGGGACGCCCCCGTCCGATAGCCCGGTTGGGGCAAAGAAGGCTGGGGCGGCGGCCGCCGTCTGGAAGTTCCCCGCTGGCGCGACGGTGCCCGTCGCTGTGGCGGTTGAAAGCCCCATCATGGACGCGGACTCCTGGCCGGCGCTGCCCGGGCTGgtctctccgccgccgccggctgcggGGCCAGCGGCCAAGGCGTCCCCTAAGGCCGCGTCTCCAGCTTCCACT CCGGCGGTGATGTCGCCGCCCTCTTTGGGCAATCCCGGCGCTCCGGATGCTAACCCTGGAAATGAGGCTCCGGTGCGCAATCCTGTGGCCCGGCGTGCCCTGGTGATGCCTGCGGCGGATGGGCTGGAGAAGAGTGCCCCTGCACCGGAACCGTCCCCTGTTTATGTGCCTAATAATGCCCGGAGCAACGGCGCAGATCCTCATCAGAATGGACGTTTTGGCTCCCACCCCCATGGCCGAGGTGGTGGCTATGGTGGGGGAAACAGGAGGGGTAATGGTGGAGGTGGTGCGCGACGAGGGAGTGAGCACCACGGGGGTTTTGATGGACAACGGCGCGGAGGTGGCCGCAGAGATGGGCATGGACCAGTTCATCAGCAGCGTGGCCATCAGCCAACATACATTAGGGCTCCTCCTACTCTGGCTGTTGTAGCAGGAgtacctccgccgccgccaccatttGTTAGCCCCGCTACTCCTCAGACACCGCCTTATGGGGCACCTATGGGCTTCCCTG CAGACATAGCACCGCATGTTTACTATTTTGCGGCACCCACCTCGGAAGGCATTCAAGGCCTGCCTTTTGTGCCTCATCCAGCAAGCCCCCAAGCTGTTTTAATTGACCCTTTCCAAAAGGGTCTTCTGGAGCAGATAGAATACTATTTCAG TGATGCCAATTTGTGTAAGGACCTATATTTGCGGCAACGCATGGATGACCAAGGCTGGGTGCCATTATCCCTGATTGCTGGCTTTCCCCAA GTCCAGAAGATTACTAATAATGTTCAGTTTATCTTGGAAACAGTCATGCTATCTAACGTTGTGGAAGTGCAG GGTGATAAACTACGAAGGCGTGGAGCATGGGAGAATTGGCTTCTTCCAAAACAAAATTATTCTGCTGGGAGTTCTTCTGGTTCGTTGTCCCCTGTGACATCCAACATTGATTCTCTGGCATCTCAGTTTCGTTCTGTTGGACTTGAGGGGGCAACATACCATGCCAACATGCCAGGAATGCATGGTGAAGCTCTCCTGACAAGATCAGCAACTTCAGTTAGTCTAGGTTATCATGCATCAACCTTTGGTGGGATACAGAGCAACGGGAGTGGACCTCTTTTTGGGCCGAAGTCTGCAAGAAATTTTCTCAGGAGCGATACCTTTTGA